Proteins encoded in a region of the Inquilinus sp. KBS0705 genome:
- a CDS encoding glycosyltransferase — MKVLLSNSYYYPAFVGGAELSVKLLAEGLVNAGHQVYVLTTGLQDELYRVNGVTVISIKQQNIYNGYNAARKSPVAKIFWHLFDSFNLLYHFKISAILKRIQPDIAHTNSIQGFSPMLWFTIKAAKIPLVHSMRDYYILCHKCNMYNGKNCERICAACETTSVVKRNFLSLPDRLIAISEFILDKYTAFVPEVGKKAQVIYNAVAAVNYKPTVYNRDEAVITFGYIGRLEMDKGVDYMADELAALSPEQKKRVKLLLAGKGSEPFIQQLKQKLTGINYEFLGVVKPENFYQQVDVLLVPALWNEPFGRIVIEALSYSVPVCQSDRGGLKELYDPSSSWLFSPESGHLTSMVKHIIDNRSEIVTKRQNCAGQLNKFSVENYIDKHTQLYNAVITKLPSSATSHVADGLSVNR, encoded by the coding sequence ATGAAGGTTTTATTAAGCAACAGCTATTATTATCCTGCGTTTGTTGGCGGTGCAGAATTATCTGTAAAGCTACTGGCGGAGGGATTGGTAAATGCTGGGCACCAGGTATACGTGCTTACCACCGGCTTGCAAGACGAATTGTACCGGGTAAATGGTGTAACCGTAATCAGCATAAAGCAACAAAATATATATAATGGGTACAATGCCGCCCGTAAGTCGCCGGTTGCCAAAATTTTCTGGCATCTTTTTGATTCGTTTAACTTGCTATATCATTTTAAGATATCAGCTATTTTAAAACGGATACAACCGGACATTGCCCACACCAACAGTATACAGGGCTTTTCGCCAATGTTATGGTTTACCATAAAGGCGGCAAAAATACCACTGGTACATTCCATGCGCGACTACTACATACTTTGCCATAAGTGCAATATGTATAATGGCAAAAACTGTGAGCGCATATGTGCTGCCTGCGAAACCACAAGTGTTGTTAAAAGAAACTTTCTTTCCCTGCCAGACAGGTTAATAGCCATAAGCGAATTTATCCTTGATAAATACACGGCCTTTGTACCCGAGGTTGGCAAAAAGGCACAAGTTATTTATAACGCAGTAGCCGCTGTTAACTATAAGCCGACAGTATATAACCGCGATGAGGCCGTGATAACATTTGGATACATAGGCCGCCTTGAGATGGACAAAGGCGTTGATTACATGGCAGACGAACTTGCAGCGTTATCGCCCGAGCAAAAAAAGCGGGTAAAACTGCTTTTGGCCGGTAAAGGCTCCGAGCCATTTATTCAACAGCTTAAACAAAAACTTACCGGTATAAACTACGAGTTTTTAGGAGTTGTAAAGCCCGAAAACTTTTACCAGCAGGTAGATGTACTATTGGTGCCGGCTTTATGGAACGAACCCTTTGGCCGTATAGTGATAGAGGCTTTATCGTACTCGGTACCGGTTTGCCAATCGGATAGGGGCGGGCTTAAAGAACTCTACGATCCGTCTTCCTCATGGCTGTTCTCACCGGAAAGCGGGCATCTTACTTCAATGGTTAAGCACATAATTGATAACCGGTCCGAGATTGTTACAAAGCGGCAAAATTGTGCCGGCCAGTTAAACAAGTTTTCGGTAGAAAACTACATAGATAAACATACACAACTTTACAACGCTGTAATTACAAAGCTGCCATCGTCGGCGACAAGCCATGTTGCAGATGGCTTGTCTGTAAACAGGTAA
- a CDS encoding glycosyltransferase family 4 protein, producing the protein MKIAIVHDNLVCKGGAEQVALSFHNAFPEAPVYTLSYDASNTYPEFKNCNIKTTWFGKIIKSEKNVKRFYFPFGIMAMQQLDVSDYDVVLQSTTHCAKYVKTGPNTIVITYCHNPFRLVFSTESYERVLKANPLKRVLYNKVIGYLRGFDQSFANRTDWFITNSREVLPRIQMAYQPKNEVTIINPSVKCDNFYLAQRPGEYYLVVSRFESYKKVDMVLEAFSEMPEKKLVIVGKGSRESQIRKQSGPNVTILSGLTSDELSTVYANCKAFIFPQLEDYGITPLEANASGRPVIAYGKGGVLETMIPYTGDSLKATALFFNEQTKDGLKQAVYKFETLEFSPEFIRSHAETFDESAFVEKIRNFVNEKYFAAKPLPADIITDVKHTVVA; encoded by the coding sequence ATGAAAATTGCAATTGTACATGATAACCTGGTATGCAAAGGGGGCGCAGAACAAGTTGCGCTTAGCTTTCATAACGCCTTCCCCGAGGCGCCTGTATACACACTTAGTTACGATGCTTCAAACACGTACCCCGAGTTTAAAAATTGTAACATAAAAACGACATGGTTTGGTAAGATCATAAAAAGTGAAAAAAATGTAAAACGCTTTTACTTCCCGTTTGGGATTATGGCAATGCAACAATTAGATGTAAGTGACTACGATGTTGTTTTACAATCAACCACACATTGCGCCAAGTATGTTAAAACGGGACCTAACACAATAGTGATAACCTATTGCCATAACCCATTCAGGCTGGTTTTTAGTACCGAATCGTATGAGCGGGTACTTAAGGCAAACCCACTAAAAAGGGTGTTGTATAATAAAGTAATAGGATACTTAAGAGGCTTTGACCAAAGCTTTGCTAATCGTACAGATTGGTTTATAACCAATTCGCGCGAGGTGTTGCCACGCATACAAATGGCGTATCAGCCAAAAAACGAAGTAACCATAATTAATCCCTCTGTTAAGTGCGATAATTTTTACCTGGCGCAACGGCCCGGTGAGTACTATCTTGTAGTATCACGGTTCGAGTCATATAAAAAGGTAGATATGGTTTTGGAGGCATTTAGCGAAATGCCAGAGAAAAAATTAGTGATTGTTGGGAAAGGATCTCGCGAAAGCCAGATCAGAAAGCAATCAGGGCCAAATGTTACCATATTGAGCGGCCTAACCAGCGATGAACTTTCTACAGTTTATGCCAACTGTAAGGCTTTTATCTTCCCGCAATTAGAGGATTACGGCATCACACCATTAGAGGCAAATGCTTCGGGTAGGCCGGTAATTGCCTATGGTAAAGGCGGCGTGCTTGAAACCATGATACCCTATACCGGCGACTCGTTAAAGGCAACCGCATTGTTTTTTAATGAACAGACAAAAGACGGGCTTAAGCAGGCTGTATACAAGTTTGAAACACTTGAATTTTCACCTGAATTTATACGCAGCCATGCCGAAACTTTTGACGAAAGTGCTTTTGTTGAAAAGATAAGGAACTTTGTAAACGAAAAGTATTTCGCCGCAAAACCGCTGCCTGCAGATATTATAACCGACGTAAAACATACGGTGGTAGCATGA
- a CDS encoding polysaccharide biosynthesis tyrosine autokinase yields the protein MKNRLVKENSNKLHTFLLQIKSHWYLFLLSFIVFIGLAFAYVKLATKQYLVSSTMLLQQHPNNPDGASQYANAGVSTVLNIADNIKNEGDVLRSRNLMKEVVQSMHLNIQYFTQSGLLATEIYDEAPFIIRIAKTKVDSLKARQYVINVLDNNTLSVVNTDEDADYKVKFGHRVSLPQYNLEIIRRPNVPVYKGEYSVKILSEDDATSAMLANYDAEFTDKATTNVEFTLYYPNSKKGEAILQNLMKRYLADNIATKKLSIDSTIDFINGRIAVVANELNTIEKNYQAFRSENNITDIDEQSKVLVGNASEYADRYQQQRIQLSIINNLKSRLADPSNSEVIPSSLSIQNASFATGLAQYNNLIYEREKNKLSYAEGNPVLQNLNQQIQIARRNLIQSVDAYRREIELSTAGLSSQNNVVNNSIKSVPGKQRAIVDYARQQELKQQLYVYLLQKREETAMAKAADMPYSRIVDSAKSTKDPVKPISAIIYTMSLFLGFVVPMGFINTKGLLASKITSENDIERQTDVTIIGKIGHNTLPGKQIVDIDSRSPVTESFRTLRTKLRNILDVNQSNVIMITSSIKGEGKTFLTCNLGSTLAMSGKKVVMLELDLRKPKLSGLLGMDHNKSGFSNYIMDGLPVDYLIKPSHFNENCFVISSGPIVSNASELLLSQKLGHLIEDLRTKFDYVLIDSSPVGLVSDALVIQKHADMTIYVCRHNYTDKTQIEIINDIKTKDNVDNLYLVINDVDFSKAGYFGYGYGLGYGD from the coding sequence ATGAAAAACCGTTTAGTAAAAGAAAACAGTAATAAACTACACACCTTTCTTTTACAGATCAAATCGCACTGGTACTTGTTTTTATTAAGCTTTATCGTATTTATTGGTTTGGCTTTTGCATATGTAAAGCTTGCTACCAAGCAATACCTTGTAAGCAGTACCATGCTGCTGCAACAACATCCCAACAATCCTGATGGTGCGTCGCAGTATGCTAATGCGGGCGTATCTACAGTGTTAAATATTGCAGACAATATCAAAAACGAGGGCGATGTGCTGCGATCGCGAAACCTGATGAAAGAGGTAGTGCAATCTATGCACCTTAACATCCAGTATTTTACCCAAAGCGGCTTGCTGGCTACCGAAATATATGACGAGGCCCCCTTTATTATACGAATTGCTAAAACTAAGGTAGATTCGTTAAAGGCGCGGCAATATGTTATCAATGTTTTGGATAACAATACCTTAAGTGTTGTTAATACAGATGAAGACGCTGATTATAAGGTTAAGTTTGGCCATCGCGTTAGTTTACCACAGTACAACCTCGAAATAATACGGCGGCCAAATGTGCCGGTATACAAAGGTGAGTATTCGGTTAAAATATTGTCAGAAGATGATGCTACATCTGCAATGCTGGCAAACTATGACGCGGAGTTTACCGACAAGGCAACCACTAATGTCGAGTTTACCTTATACTACCCTAACTCTAAAAAGGGTGAGGCGATACTGCAGAATTTAATGAAAAGATATCTTGCAGATAATATAGCCACCAAAAAACTAAGTATTGATAGTACCATTGATTTTATAAACGGGCGTATTGCTGTTGTGGCCAATGAGCTAAACACCATCGAGAAGAATTATCAGGCTTTTAGAAGCGAGAATAATATCACTGATATTGACGAGCAATCTAAAGTGCTGGTGGGTAACGCCAGCGAATATGCCGATAGATATCAGCAACAGCGCATTCAGCTATCTATTATCAATAATTTAAAAAGCCGCCTTGCAGATCCTTCTAACTCCGAAGTTATCCCTAGTTCGTTAAGTATTCAAAATGCTTCATTTGCTACCGGCCTGGCGCAGTACAATAACTTAATTTACGAGCGCGAAAAAAATAAGCTTTCATATGCCGAAGGTAACCCGGTATTGCAAAATTTAAACCAGCAAATACAAATTGCAAGGCGCAATTTAATACAAAGTGTAGATGCTTACCGACGCGAAATAGAGTTGAGCACCGCAGGCTTAAGCAGCCAAAATAATGTGGTTAACAACAGTATTAAAAGTGTACCAGGTAAACAGCGCGCCATAGTTGATTATGCACGGCAGCAGGAGCTTAAACAACAACTTTATGTATACCTGTTACAAAAGCGCGAAGAAACCGCGATGGCAAAGGCTGCCGATATGCCATACTCGCGCATTGTTGATAGCGCTAAAAGTACCAAAGATCCGGTGAAGCCTATCAGCGCTATTATTTATACCATGTCTCTTTTCCTGGGCTTTGTAGTGCCAATGGGTTTTATTAATACCAAAGGCTTGTTAGCATCAAAAATAACCTCAGAAAATGATATAGAAAGACAAACTGATGTAACTATTATTGGTAAAATAGGGCACAACACACTTCCCGGCAAGCAAATAGTTGATATTGATTCCCGTTCGCCGGTTACCGAAAGCTTCCGTACGCTTAGAACAAAGCTCCGGAATATCTTAGACGTTAACCAAAGCAACGTTATCATGATCACATCAAGCATTAAAGGTGAAGGTAAAACTTTCTTAACCTGCAACCTGGGCAGCACGCTTGCCATGTCTGGCAAAAAAGTAGTGATGTTGGAGCTTGACCTGCGTAAACCTAAGCTTTCGGGCTTATTAGGTATGGACCACAATAAATCAGGCTTCTCTAATTATATAATGGATGGCCTGCCTGTTGATTACTTAATAAAACCCAGTCACTTTAACGAAAACTGCTTTGTTATATCATCAGGGCCGATAGTATCTAACGCAAGTGAATTACTGCTTAGCCAAAAACTTGGTCATTTGATTGAAGATTTGCGCACAAAATTCGATTATGTTTTGATAGATAGCTCGCCGGTTGGCTTAGTATCTGATGCGCTGGTAATACAAAAACATGCCGACATGACCATATATGTTTGCCGCCACAATTATACAGACAAAACGCAGATAGAAATTATCAACGATATAAAAACAAAGGATAACGTAGATAACCTGTACCTGGTTATTAACGACGTCGATTTTTCTAAGGCCGGGTATTTTGGCTATGGCTACGGTTTAGGCTATGGCGACTAA
- a CDS encoding T9SS type A sorting domain-containing protein, whose product MKRDFYKKVIVGILVIVFAVHNLKAMPMGSKGFTGYSPMPDTCSPISTLPCSNINVALPYTLSFDTVVDGTIADKSGQGTGFTTVNTYSGTRLAADDQPVYSQVPGYLPSKITLTGGRLQIVSNKGIDYLTNNNQINVLGVQLTPVKKLQLDVKLINPYNGTQSQQAGLWFGLNDKTFVKLTIAGNKVELRREINDVSSTTAGTSNPDQRITSVISGLNNQTVSLRLVIDSVAGNVEGFYSADGVTFKNVGEAYPSTQLSIAGTGLVNNNAYAGIYTTYRNGTSAITYTFDDFAATSINVPASSEVKVNFQPSGVTPPSGYIADTGLPFDATRKYGWVNPSTMQPVSLVNNMRQRSGSGDIRQLTIVQMQATTSNQVPGTWEYAVSNGTYRVTVGAGDNGYYDSNHQLNIEGLPTISDFIPTSAVKYRTATATVQVTDGKLTIDASGGINTKMAYVTFAPADSIVDSIPPTASLRLSGTLKSAGVYDSDVQIFLTGNDSGSGLATLQYAINGGAFINYKVPFTVTASGNYSIAVKATDGNGNQYVSNAYTFNIAAQTNSGAYMVLKNMDNFPSNDRLVFSLIQQPWRRTSPDTTPYNANHDKARLRVNNKGTAKLTISSLKLSNPSAWKIVSVNTDTTAATPVSVAKGTYTDITIQFRAKDAATRLKVFTDTLTITSNDSISPIKKVILSGIWQKEGEGLSEPYAQQIINAFGYATVVGYAHDDGNVDGKTTVPGSSEVKANYFVQADASKPITVVQVAAYHGCCSAVESIKYFKKGSTSNLNIFTHNNLDGQSVLPRLTGSSTNLAQGTFTPTGTFGFKVGTASSDRTQNYNGLIGIRFLKVYDGKGNVVPNAYFLDCDYLGTSYTNYDYQDNIYYVENIRPDSGSRHYSELVSLPNTAFNFQPTLTGANKTIAITLKNNGNTYPDTTSDPSIQVKSVQIVGPNASEFSVSGFTASTIAVQGTKVINVQFTPSSVGIKNAALLVIYNSSLSPLRIPLYGIGNSSTATVEAVKRIKGGADVSVTIGNVLYEADKAYRKGSIKLDKQVILSPVAATDVDSLYQTYLSAAADLAETSYEIPVANGDYLVRMHFVENYWTGPGSRVFGISMENQLRLSNFDIYSEVGYRSALVKDFTCTVADGGLTIKFNPTANRVALAALELFKVNQTDALRMALAPQTLAAPIVNERKLVVYPNPNAGSTFNLTLANFGKNETGQLSITNISGRPIQTQKFVTDATGAANVRVSFGNVLSRGVYMINVQSASGKMYAKLLVQ is encoded by the coding sequence ATGAAAAGAGACTTTTACAAAAAAGTTATAGTGGGAATTTTGGTAATTGTTTTTGCCGTACATAATCTTAAAGCAATGCCAATGGGTAGTAAAGGTTTTACCGGCTACTCTCCGATGCCCGATACCTGTAGCCCAATAAGCACATTGCCATGCAGTAATATTAATGTGGCGCTGCCATACACTTTATCGTTTGATACTGTAGTGGATGGCACAATTGCCGATAAAAGCGGGCAGGGCACAGGTTTTACTACGGTTAATACCTACTCGGGTACCCGTTTGGCTGCCGATGACCAGCCCGTTTATAGTCAAGTGCCCGGCTACCTGCCATCAAAAATCACGTTAACAGGTGGGCGATTGCAAATAGTGTCTAATAAAGGTATAGACTACCTTACTAACAACAATCAGATAAATGTATTGGGCGTGCAGCTAACACCTGTAAAAAAGTTACAGTTGGATGTTAAGCTTATAAACCCTTATAACGGCACCCAGTCGCAGCAGGCGGGCCTGTGGTTTGGTTTGAATGATAAGACTTTTGTTAAGCTAACTATAGCAGGTAATAAAGTGGAACTAAGGCGAGAGATAAACGATGTATCGTCAACCACTGCCGGGACCAGCAACCCCGACCAGCGTATAACCTCAGTAATTAGTGGCTTAAATAACCAAACAGTTAGCTTACGCCTTGTTATTGATTCGGTAGCAGGCAATGTTGAGGGCTTTTACTCGGCAGACGGCGTAACTTTCAAAAATGTTGGCGAAGCCTACCCTTCAACACAGCTTAGCATAGCCGGTACAGGCCTTGTTAATAACAATGCTTATGCCGGCATATATACCACCTATCGTAATGGCACATCGGCCATTACCTATACTTTTGACGATTTCGCCGCCACATCAATTAATGTACCTGCAAGCAGCGAAGTAAAGGTGAATTTTCAGCCATCGGGCGTTACTCCGCCTTCCGGGTATATAGCAGATACAGGTTTGCCCTTTGATGCCACGCGTAAATATGGTTGGGTAAACCCATCTACAATGCAGCCGGTAAGCCTTGTTAATAACATGCGCCAAAGAAGCGGGTCGGGCGATATACGGCAGCTTACCATTGTACAAATGCAGGCAACAACCAGCAACCAGGTGCCCGGTACCTGGGAATATGCGGTAAGTAACGGCACGTATCGTGTAACTGTTGGCGCGGGCGATAACGGATACTACGATAGTAACCATCAATTAAATATAGAGGGTTTACCCACTATTTCTGATTTTATACCAACATCTGCAGTAAAGTACCGAACGGCAACCGCAACCGTACAGGTAACGGACGGAAAGTTAACTATTGACGCCAGCGGCGGTATCAATACAAAAATGGCTTATGTAACCTTTGCGCCGGCCGATTCTATAGTCGATAGCATACCACCTACGGCCAGTTTAAGGCTATCGGGTACATTAAAATCAGCAGGCGTTTATGACAGCGACGTACAGATTTTCCTAACAGGAAACGACTCAGGATCGGGTTTAGCAACATTGCAGTATGCCATAAACGGCGGCGCATTTATAAATTATAAAGTGCCGTTTACTGTAACAGCCAGTGGTAACTATAGTATTGCGGTAAAAGCTACAGATGGCAATGGCAACCAATACGTAAGCAACGCTTATACTTTTAACATAGCTGCACAAACAAACTCAGGCGCTTATATGGTGCTGAAAAACATGGACAACTTCCCATCTAATGATAGGTTGGTGTTTTCGCTTATACAGCAACCATGGCGCCGTACCAGCCCGGATACCACACCTTATAATGCTAATCACGATAAGGCGCGTTTGCGGGTAAATAACAAAGGCACGGCCAAATTAACCATTAGTAGTTTAAAACTATCAAATCCAAGCGCCTGGAAAATTGTATCGGTTAATACCGATACAACCGCTGCTACACCGGTATCAGTTGCTAAAGGCACTTATACAGATATCACTATCCAGTTTAGGGCAAAAGATGCCGCTACGAGGTTAAAAGTATTTACTGATACGCTTACCATAACCAGTAACGATAGTATTAGTCCTATTAAAAAAGTAATACTGAGCGGCATTTGGCAAAAGGAAGGAGAGGGTTTAAGTGAACCGTATGCCCAGCAAATAATTAACGCATTTGGCTACGCGACGGTAGTGGGTTATGCCCATGATGATGGCAATGTAGACGGTAAAACTACTGTGCCCGGCTCCAGCGAAGTAAAGGCAAATTATTTTGTACAGGCGGATGCAAGCAAGCCGATTACCGTTGTTCAGGTAGCTGCGTATCATGGTTGCTGCTCGGCAGTCGAATCCATTAAGTATTTTAAAAAGGGCAGCACTTCAAACCTAAATATATTCACGCATAATAACCTCGACGGGCAATCTGTATTACCCCGATTAACCGGATCGAGCACCAATTTAGCGCAAGGGACTTTTACGCCTACGGGCACATTTGGTTTTAAGGTTGGTACGGCATCTTCAGACAGGACACAAAATTATAACGGGCTGATAGGGATTCGTTTTTTAAAGGTATATGATGGTAAAGGCAATGTTGTGCCTAACGCTTACTTTTTAGATTGCGACTACCTGGGTACCTCGTATACTAATTACGATTACCAGGATAACATTTATTATGTAGAGAATATACGGCCTGATTCAGGTTCAAGGCATTACTCAGAACTCGTATCGCTGCCTAATACAGCATTTAATTTCCAGCCTACCTTAACCGGTGCCAATAAAACTATAGCTATTACCTTAAAAAACAATGGTAATACCTATCCAGACACTACAAGCGACCCATCTATACAAGTTAAAAGCGTGCAAATAGTTGGGCCTAACGCATCAGAGTTCAGCGTAAGCGGCTTTACCGCTTCAACAATTGCGGTGCAGGGTACCAAGGTGATAAATGTGCAATTTACGCCATCTAGTGTAGGTATAAAAAACGCGGCTCTACTGGTAATTTATAACAGTTCACTATCCCCATTGCGCATTCCGTTATATGGTATAGGTAACTCAAGCACAGCAACGGTAGAGGCTGTTAAACGCATAAAGGGCGGGGCAGATGTCAGTGTAACCATCGGTAATGTATTGTATGAGGCAGATAAAGCCTATCGTAAAGGGTCTATTAAGCTAGACAAGCAGGTTATATTAAGCCCTGTAGCAGCTACCGATGTCGATTCGCTATATCAAACTTATCTTTCTGCCGCTGCCGACCTGGCCGAAACAAGCTATGAGATACCTGTGGCCAACGGCGACTACCTGGTACGGATGCATTTTGTAGAAAACTATTGGACCGGCCCAGGATCAAGGGTGTTTGGGATAAGTATGGAAAACCAGCTGCGACTGTCAAACTTCGACATTTATAGCGAAGTGGGGTACCGCAGCGCATTGGTAAAAGATTTTACATGCACAGTAGCAGACGGTGGGCTTACTATCAAATTTAACCCCACCGCCAACCGGGTTGCTTTAGCAGCGTTAGAGTTGTTTAAAGTAAACCAAACTGACGCGTTAAGAATGGCCCTGGCCCCGCAAACATTGGCGGCGCCTATTGTTAACGAAAGGAAACTGGTGGTATACCCAAATCCTAATGCGGGTAGCACTTTCAACCTTACGCTGGCTAATTTTGGTAAAAACGAAACAGGCCAGCTATCCATTACCAATATAAGTGGCCGCCCTATACAAACACAAAAATTTGTTACTGATGCAACCGGCGCTGCTAATGTGCGGGTTAGTTTTGGTAACGTGCTTAGCCGTGGCGTTTACATGATAAATGTGCAATCTGCTTCGGGTAAAATGTACGCTAAACTTTTGGTACAGTAG